One segment of Paenibacillus rhizovicinus DNA contains the following:
- a CDS encoding FAD-dependent oxidoreductase: MQLPQYPASYWKSSQPERASHPKLEQDIETEVVVVGAGIAGITTAYLLIQQGLRVVLVEAGEILNGTTAHTTAKITAQHDLIYDELIKSAGFEKALLYYQASAAAISFIKQTVEEHGISCGFAEQEAYVYTNDDTYVPKLENEAKAYEKLGISGAYVDTIPLSLPMLAAVQMSNQAQFHPLQYLSKLVDLFVEKGGEVYAHTTAVDVSPGDRPVVITSDGRKLICKHVVSCTHFPFYDGHGFYFSRMHADRSYVLGLEAEEAYPGGMYLSAEDPKRSIRSAEMSNGTNLIIVGGQSHKTGQGICTIHHYEELQKFAENHFRMKKISYRWSAQDLVTGDKIPFIGRITASSPNVYIATGFRKWGMTNATAAALLIKDLITENPSSYEELYAPSRAVSLKTIGSFISDNVDVAKHLISGKLEHVTRRPEQLENDEGAVVHVNGKRAGGYRDRDGRLYLVDTTCTHMGCEVEWNNGDRTWDCPCHGSRFSISGDVIEGPAEKPLVQIQV, translated from the coding sequence ATGCAATTGCCGCAATATCCGGCATCTTATTGGAAATCGTCCCAGCCGGAACGGGCCAGTCACCCGAAGCTTGAACAAGATATCGAAACCGAAGTCGTCGTAGTAGGAGCAGGCATCGCAGGCATTACGACCGCTTATTTATTAATCCAGCAAGGACTTCGCGTCGTGCTCGTGGAAGCAGGTGAAATTCTAAACGGAACGACTGCCCACACCACGGCCAAAATAACCGCTCAGCATGATTTAATCTACGATGAGCTGATTAAGTCTGCAGGATTTGAGAAAGCATTGTTATACTATCAAGCTTCAGCCGCCGCCATCTCGTTCATCAAGCAGACCGTAGAAGAGCATGGAATTTCATGCGGATTTGCTGAACAAGAAGCTTACGTCTACACGAATGACGATACGTATGTACCGAAATTGGAAAATGAAGCAAAAGCCTATGAGAAACTAGGCATTTCCGGAGCCTATGTGGATACGATCCCGTTGTCGCTTCCCATGCTGGCTGCCGTGCAGATGAGCAATCAGGCGCAGTTCCATCCCCTACAATATTTAAGTAAGCTCGTGGACCTGTTCGTGGAAAAAGGCGGGGAAGTCTATGCGCATACGACGGCGGTGGATGTGAGTCCAGGGGACAGACCCGTCGTCATTACAAGCGATGGTCGTAAGTTGATCTGTAAGCACGTTGTTTCCTGCACCCATTTTCCGTTCTATGACGGGCATGGGTTTTACTTCTCCAGAATGCATGCGGATCGTTCGTATGTGCTCGGACTCGAAGCCGAAGAAGCTTATCCCGGCGGCATGTACCTTAGTGCGGAGGACCCGAAACGTTCCATTCGATCTGCCGAAATGTCTAATGGCACCAACCTAATCATTGTCGGCGGCCAAAGCCATAAGACAGGCCAAGGTATCTGCACAATTCATCATTACGAGGAATTGCAAAAGTTTGCCGAGAACCATTTTCGGATGAAGAAGATTTCCTACAGATGGTCCGCTCAGGACCTGGTGACCGGCGATAAAATACCGTTTATCGGCCGCATAACGGCATCCTCGCCAAACGTTTATATCGCGACGGGATTCCGAAAATGGGGAATGACGAATGCAACGGCCGCTGCTTTATTGATAAAAGATCTGATTACGGAAAATCCAAGTTCATACGAAGAGCTGTATGCCCCCTCACGCGCGGTATCGCTCAAAACGATCGGAAGCTTCATCTCCGATAACGTGGACGTCGCCAAACATTTAATCAGCGGTAAATTGGAGCATGTGACCCGGCGTCCCGAACAATTAGAGAACGATGAAGGGGCAGTCGTTCACGTTAATGGAAAACGGGCGGGCGGTTACCGGGATCGGGATGGCCGGCTTTACCTTGTGGATACGACCTGCACGCATATGGGCTGTGAAGTGGAATGGAACAACGGGGACAGGACTTGGGACTGCCCTTGCCATGGATCGCGATTTTCCATTTCGGGGGACGTCATTGAAGGGCCTGCGGAGAAGCCTCTCGTGCAAATTCAGGTTTAA
- a CDS encoding Stf0 family sulfotransferase, translating into MKPVNSYTIWFSQRTGSTLLYKALESTRVAGIPREWLTEPDPATFSFQDIQQMWRNGTTPNGMFGLKISPYKLNDWLQAFQRELQLPAGLSGPQIWEAAFPGSKHIFMTRRNKVRLAVSWWRAIVSGEWHREHGSAPHREEIADKYSFDAINHLLVECMLREAAMEAFFAEERIVPMTIVYEDFILKYEDTVMDVLKFLNLPTESVQVAAPFFDPIADDVAESWVQRFRLERQEGWQNIAW; encoded by the coding sequence ATGAAGCCAGTAAACAGTTATACGATTTGGTTCTCGCAGCGGACAGGAAGCACGCTGTTATATAAAGCTCTCGAATCGACGAGGGTAGCAGGCATTCCAAGAGAGTGGCTGACGGAGCCGGATCCTGCAACATTCAGCTTTCAGGATATACAGCAAATGTGGCGCAATGGCACGACGCCAAATGGTATGTTCGGACTCAAGATCTCTCCTTATAAATTGAATGATTGGCTGCAAGCGTTTCAAAGAGAGCTCCAGCTTCCGGCAGGGCTGTCAGGTCCGCAGATTTGGGAAGCGGCTTTTCCGGGCAGCAAACATATCTTCATGACCCGCCGCAATAAAGTACGGCTCGCGGTATCGTGGTGGAGAGCGATCGTTTCCGGAGAATGGCATCGGGAGCATGGTTCGGCACCGCATCGGGAAGAGATCGCGGACAAGTATTCTTTCGATGCAATCAATCATTTGCTTGTGGAGTGCATGTTGCGCGAGGCTGCCATGGAAGCGTTCTTCGCAGAGGAGCGGATCGTGCCCATGACGATCGTCTACGAGGACTTTATCCTCAAGTACGAAGATACGGTCATGGACGTATTGAAGTTTCTGAACCTGCCGACGGAATCTGTTCAAGTAGCGGCTCCGTTCTTCGATCCGATCGCCGACGATGTCGCTGAAAGCTGGGTGCAGCGTTTCCGGTTAGAACGACAAGAGGGCTGGCAGAATATCGCATGGTGA
- a CDS encoding type III polyketide synthase → MKSYEATIAMLGIGTAVPDHVLDQAETTQRLSHALSNTPDAARWAKRIFKQCGVQTRYTCEPGLLEPAENNRYFAQKSGLPVPTTAERMATYKQAAPPLALQAAKKALADAGVGPEAITHLLTVSCTGQFLPGLDAVLVWQLGLSRSVNRIPLTFLGCAAGLKAIGIARDLVAAHPAAVTLIVSVELCTIHMQSSPEREALFGASFFGDGASACVIGSAEQSDGPVFALGKAHSGLMPDSAGEMIWEVGNYGYDLFLSPRISQLIGDTIPGHLTPLLRDGGPDPGIWAIHPGGKGIIDALEDTLGLSEEHTGFSRNVLRVYGNMSSATILFVLADIRESLKRDGAERTEGFCLAFGPGLSCEIVPIAYLPNKESKQQVGTGAGMIPHA, encoded by the coding sequence ATGAAATCCTACGAGGCAACGATCGCGATGCTCGGCATCGGCACGGCTGTACCGGACCATGTGCTCGACCAGGCAGAAACGACGCAGCGATTGTCACATGCCCTAAGCAATACGCCTGACGCCGCCCGTTGGGCGAAACGGATCTTCAAGCAATGCGGCGTGCAAACCCGCTATACATGCGAGCCTGGTTTGCTCGAGCCGGCTGAGAACAACCGTTACTTCGCCCAAAAATCCGGATTGCCGGTACCGACTACGGCAGAACGAATGGCAACTTATAAACAAGCTGCACCGCCGCTGGCGCTTCAGGCGGCTAAGAAGGCTCTCGCGGATGCCGGCGTCGGACCGGAAGCCATTACCCACCTGTTAACGGTTAGTTGTACCGGGCAGTTTCTGCCTGGCCTTGATGCAGTGCTCGTCTGGCAGCTTGGGTTATCCCGTTCGGTCAACCGCATTCCGCTCACGTTTCTCGGCTGCGCGGCAGGGTTGAAAGCAATTGGCATTGCGAGGGATCTCGTCGCTGCGCATCCGGCCGCCGTTACGCTGATTGTCAGCGTCGAATTGTGCACGATTCATATGCAATCGTCACCAGAGCGAGAAGCCTTATTCGGGGCTTCGTTCTTCGGTGACGGTGCTTCAGCATGCGTCATTGGGAGCGCGGAGCAGTCAGACGGCCCCGTCTTCGCGCTGGGAAAGGCACACAGCGGCCTGATGCCGGACTCGGCCGGCGAGATGATATGGGAGGTCGGTAATTACGGTTACGACCTGTTCTTATCCCCTCGCATCTCCCAGTTAATCGGAGACACGATTCCTGGTCATCTTACGCCGCTCTTGCGAGATGGCGGTCCTGATCCGGGAATCTGGGCCATTCATCCCGGAGGGAAAGGCATTATCGACGCGCTCGAAGATACGCTTGGATTGTCCGAGGAGCATACCGGCTTCAGCCGCAATGTGCTCCGCGTCTACGGAAACATGTCTTCCGCGACGATTCTGTTCGTTCTAGCCGACATTCGCGAGTCTCTGAAGCGGGACGGCGCCGAGAGAACGGAGGGCTTCTGCCTGGCTTTCGGACCCGGACTATCCTGCGAAATCGTACCGATCGCCTATCTGCCTAATAAGGAAAGCAAGCAGCAAGTTGGCACCGGTGCAGGGATGATTCCTCATGCGTAG
- a CDS encoding LytR/AlgR family response regulator transcription factor: MNNHTVTIHTFASAEAFLFYYADNKAIDILLLDIEMGAMNGIELAHRIRQDNEAIQMIFVTGYSDFIAHGYEVSALHYLMKPLGDTKLFDVLDKATRFANKTEKTILLTIGGESMRLPAKDILYVEAFAHTVVIVTQSGRIDHAPDREAGDMRGWRQRIRD, encoded by the coding sequence ATGAATAACCATACGGTGACCATCCATACATTCGCTTCGGCTGAAGCGTTTCTATTCTATTATGCCGATAACAAAGCGATAGACATTCTGCTGCTCGATATCGAAATGGGTGCGATGAACGGCATCGAACTGGCGCATCGTATTCGCCAAGACAATGAGGCGATCCAGATGATCTTCGTTACGGGCTATTCGGACTTCATCGCGCACGGATACGAGGTGTCGGCGCTCCATTATTTGATGAAGCCGCTCGGCGATACGAAATTGTTCGACGTGCTCGACAAGGCGACGCGGTTCGCGAACAAGACAGAGAAGACGATTCTGCTGACGATCGGAGGAGAGAGCATGCGTCTTCCTGCTAAAGACATTCTCTATGTCGAAGCATTTGCGCATACCGTCGTCATCGTGACGCAGTCCGGCCGCATCGACCACGCTCCCGATCGAGAAGCGGGCGATATGCGAGGATGGCGACAACGAATACGAGATTGA
- a CDS encoding ABC transporter ATP-binding protein yields MEKRAICEDGDNEYEIEFRHVSFKYPAADDYTLRNLSLTFRVGERLAVVGMNGSGKTTFIKLLCRLYDPTEGEILLNGINIKKYDYAEYMSIFSVVFQDFKLFSFSLGQNVAATVDYDRDKVEAAVAEAGMEERYRELPDGTETYLYKDFEEGGVEISGGEGQKLALARALYKDAPFIILDEPTAALDPIAEFEIYSKFNEIVGSKTAIFISHRLSSCRFCDNIAVFHEGTLVQRGSHDELVSNRGGMYYELWNAQAQYYVQ; encoded by the coding sequence ATCGAGAAGCGGGCGATATGCGAGGATGGCGACAACGAATACGAGATTGAGTTTCGACATGTTTCGTTCAAGTATCCGGCCGCCGACGATTATACGCTTCGAAATTTATCGTTGACGTTCCGGGTCGGCGAGCGTCTTGCCGTCGTCGGGATGAACGGAAGCGGGAAGACGACGTTCATCAAGCTGTTATGCCGCCTATACGATCCGACAGAAGGCGAGATTTTACTTAATGGCATTAATATTAAGAAATACGACTATGCCGAGTACATGTCCATCTTCTCGGTCGTCTTCCAGGACTTTAAGTTGTTCTCGTTCAGCTTGGGTCAGAACGTCGCGGCGACCGTCGATTACGATAGGGACAAAGTCGAAGCCGCGGTTGCGGAAGCTGGAATGGAAGAACGATATCGCGAGCTGCCGGACGGAACCGAGACGTATCTTTATAAGGATTTTGAAGAAGGGGGCGTCGAAATTTCGGGAGGCGAAGGGCAGAAACTTGCGCTTGCCCGCGCGCTATACAAGGATGCGCCGTTTATCATCCTCGACGAACCGACGGCAGCGCTCGACCCGATCGCCGAATTCGAAATCTATTCCAAGTTCAACGAAATCGTCGGCAGCAAAACAGCGATCTTCATCTCCCATCGTCTATCGAGCTGCCGGTTCTGCGACAATATCGCCGTCTTTCACGAAGGCACGCTCGTTCAACGCGGAAGCCATGACGAGCTTGTATCGAATCGCGGCGGGATGTACTACGAATTGTGGAATGCGCAGGCGCAGTATTATGTACAATGA
- a CDS encoding WGxxGxxG family protein, whose protein sequence is MTSLRKLKYVLACSLLSCFAILLGTGISSAAGSNHVNNITSPNTMNNSSYDNRSMNNYNATSTATGGNYRTNAVNDDNDFDWGWLGLLGLIGLAGMRSRNHDRNPERT, encoded by the coding sequence TTGACTTCATTGAGGAAATTGAAATATGTATTGGCATGTTCGCTGTTAAGCTGCTTTGCAATACTGTTGGGGACCGGAATATCGAGCGCTGCAGGATCAAATCATGTAAACAACATAACGTCGCCTAACACCATGAATAACTCATCTTATGACAATCGTTCAATGAATAATTATAATGCAACCTCAACCGCGACCGGCGGCAATTATCGGACGAACGCCGTCAACGATGACAATGATTTCGATTGGGGATGGTTGGGGCTGTTAGGTTTAATCGGGCTAGCTGGAATGAGAAGCCGTAATCATGATCGGAATCCTGAACGTACCTGA
- a CDS encoding MMPL family transporter: MEPLVRLSVRHPSAIVFLWLVFIAFFGGFASKLPTVAQGHGLTPKGDAEFVQRHIATEYGIPPNPVILVFESDDGGTMPAFRAFIEIALESAHAVPGISVVASPLEHADMMKERVAYAMLALNGNASAIASDMTDRLNSRMPRAELYRITMTGKPVVQGLVNEASREDLAKAERFGIPAACLLLWLAFGGLLPALIPVVAGIVAVTGTMGMLYFAGKLEPLSVFILDVVPMAGLALCLDFALLIVSRFREEVAVHPPDRAVFRTMATSGRAVLYSGACVAVGLAGTLFIPLPMFTSLALGAIAVTLVSLMINATLLPAILVIVGPRLRRKPKRQGSQFPHLSWERLPRLAIKRPIGTSLFCGGLLLACLLPLGGMRVAVPDADSLPRGEAAREAFHTYRERFSSDTGAEVDLLARAADGRWDRREQQELSDFLANMKRDPMVRFASIAQLPLPNKRQAGAELQQHRTFSTASGRGDDERLIRVILDGDSASAETRNWVRDWQGGLTQGSLILYAGGEATYEQEVYDAVVLHLPLALGFVLVINYILLFASFRSVLIPLKSLLMNMISICAAFGVLALAARLGLFGMEGGRIAIMIPVFIFGLVFGISMDYGVFLISRISEVYNRTGDNALAIVEGTSQSGKIISAAAAIMIAVTLPFAGGRIEGVKQLGIGISTAILIDATVVRMLLVPSLMTMMGSWNWWGPGRKRRINE, from the coding sequence ATGGAGCCGCTTGTTCGACTGTCTGTTCGGCATCCGTCCGCTATCGTCTTCCTCTGGCTCGTGTTCATTGCCTTCTTCGGCGGTTTTGCTTCCAAACTGCCGACTGTCGCGCAAGGGCACGGATTAACGCCGAAAGGCGATGCCGAATTCGTTCAACGGCACATAGCCACTGAATATGGCATCCCTCCCAATCCCGTGATCCTCGTGTTCGAATCCGATGACGGGGGCACCATGCCTGCTTTTCGCGCGTTTATTGAGATCGCCTTGGAAAGCGCCCATGCAGTGCCCGGCATCTCCGTCGTCGCTTCGCCGCTGGAACATGCCGACATGATGAAGGAACGCGTCGCATATGCCATGCTCGCCTTGAATGGGAATGCGTCCGCGATTGCTTCCGATATGACGGACAGGCTGAACAGCCGAATGCCCAGAGCGGAGCTTTACCGCATCACGATGACGGGTAAGCCCGTCGTACAAGGGCTCGTGAACGAAGCCAGCCGCGAAGACCTTGCGAAAGCGGAACGTTTCGGCATCCCCGCTGCTTGTCTGCTCCTGTGGCTTGCGTTTGGCGGCTTGCTGCCGGCGCTTATTCCGGTCGTGGCGGGCATCGTTGCGGTAACCGGAACGATGGGCATGCTTTACTTCGCGGGCAAGCTAGAGCCGCTGTCCGTATTCATCCTGGACGTAGTGCCTATGGCGGGCCTTGCGCTATGCCTGGATTTTGCGCTCCTGATCGTCAGCCGATTCAGGGAAGAAGTTGCCGTTCATCCTCCGGACCGGGCGGTATTCAGAACGATGGCGACATCGGGCAGAGCGGTCCTTTACTCCGGCGCCTGCGTCGCAGTTGGTCTTGCGGGCACCTTGTTCATCCCGCTGCCGATGTTCACGAGCCTTGCTCTGGGTGCAATCGCGGTGACGCTCGTCTCGCTGATGATCAATGCGACGCTGCTTCCGGCCATTCTGGTCATAGTCGGACCGCGTCTGCGCCGAAAGCCGAAAAGGCAAGGCAGCCAATTCCCGCATCTTAGCTGGGAGAGGCTGCCGCGCCTCGCAATCAAGCGGCCAATCGGGACAAGCTTGTTCTGCGGCGGCTTGCTGTTGGCGTGTTTACTGCCGCTGGGCGGCATGCGCGTCGCTGTGCCCGACGCGGACTCGCTCCCGCGCGGAGAGGCGGCGAGAGAGGCCTTTCATACCTATCGCGAGCGCTTTTCTTCTGACACGGGAGCGGAAGTCGACCTTTTGGCACGAGCGGCGGACGGACGATGGGACAGAAGAGAGCAGCAAGAACTAAGCGATTTTCTCGCCAACATGAAGAGAGATCCCATGGTTCGTTTCGCGTCCATTGCACAGCTGCCGCTTCCCAATAAGCGGCAAGCGGGGGCGGAACTACAGCAGCATCGAACCTTTAGCACAGCGAGCGGGAGAGGAGACGACGAACGGTTGATTCGTGTGATCCTGGATGGAGATTCTGCTTCCGCGGAAACGAGAAATTGGGTCAGAGATTGGCAGGGCGGCCTGACGCAGGGATCGCTGATCTTGTATGCCGGAGGAGAAGCAACATACGAACAGGAAGTTTACGATGCGGTAGTGCTGCATCTCCCGCTAGCGCTGGGGTTTGTGCTTGTCATCAATTACATACTGTTATTCGCTTCGTTCCGTTCTGTCCTTATTCCTCTTAAGAGCTTACTTATGAATATGATCAGTATTTGCGCTGCATTTGGAGTATTGGCATTGGCTGCACGGCTGGGGTTGTTCGGTATGGAAGGCGGCCGCATAGCTATCATGATTCCAGTCTTTATCTTCGGACTTGTCTTCGGTATCAGCATGGATTATGGGGTATTCCTGATCTCCCGGATTTCCGAGGTTTACAACAGGACGGGGGACAATGCGCTTGCGATCGTGGAGGGAACCAGCCAAAGCGGTAAAATCATTTCCGCTGCCGCCGCAATCATGATCGCGGTCACCTTGCCTTTCGCAGGGGGACGAATCGAAGGCGTTAAACAGCTCGGCATCGGCATTTCCACGGCAATCTTGATCGACGCGACCGTCGTTCGGATGCTTCTCGTACCTTCGCTAATGACCATGATGGGGAGCTGGAATTGGTGGGGACCGGGGAGAAAACGGAGGATTAATGAATAA
- a CDS encoding methyltransferase domain-containing protein, with protein MRRLLRERSSLPELMDDLTQGGEELREALRHLRRLNRLFAAAAPTLYGVNRLWVRAGKPRRLSMLDIGAGSGDVNAALLRWADAQGIELTVTLVDRTQEACAEAAALFANEPRISVICRDLSELDEQGADIVTGSQFLHHFESAELPDAASAMLRASRMGIVIQDIHRHWLAWAAVWLAARLVSGNRYIRNDGPLSVAKGFRKEDWMRLNEALGIPGMTCNWRPLFRYVVTIPVKTGVSAHE; from the coding sequence ATGCGTAGGCTGCTCCGCGAACGTTCTTCTTTGCCCGAGCTCATGGATGACTTGACGCAAGGCGGAGAAGAGTTAAGGGAGGCGCTGCGGCATCTTCGCAGGTTGAACCGTCTATTCGCAGCGGCGGCCCCGACCTTGTACGGCGTTAACCGATTATGGGTACGAGCCGGCAAGCCTCGCCGATTGAGCATGCTCGATATTGGAGCGGGTTCCGGCGACGTCAATGCAGCCTTGCTGCGATGGGCCGATGCGCAGGGAATCGAGCTGACCGTGACGCTGGTCGACCGAACGCAAGAGGCTTGTGCGGAAGCGGCTGCTCTCTTCGCGAACGAACCACGGATCTCGGTCATCTGCCGTGACTTGTCGGAACTGGATGAGCAAGGAGCCGATATCGTGACCGGATCGCAATTCTTGCATCATTTCGAATCCGCCGAACTGCCGGACGCTGCTTCCGCAATGTTGAGGGCTTCCAGGATGGGCATCGTCATTCAGGATATTCACAGGCATTGGCTGGCGTGGGCGGCCGTATGGCTCGCTGCTCGGCTCGTATCGGGCAACCGATACATTCGAAACGATGGTCCGCTATCTGTTGCGAAAGGCTTTCGAAAAGAGGATTGGATGCGATTGAACGAAGCGCTCGGCATACCGGGGATGACCTGCAATTGGCGGCCTTTGTTTCGCTATGTCGTTACCATTCCCGTCAAAACCGGAGTGAGCGCTCATGAGTGA
- a CDS encoding MFS transporter — MKHKQKKKLDLAALSTIPLIMTLANSMLIPILPIMQRELKISDLQTSLIITVYAAVSIVCIPLAGYLSDRFGRKRIIVIGLAVVALGGLISGLAAWLMDAHGGYDVILLGRFVQGIGAAGAFPIVLPLVGDMFDDKEEVSSALGMIETSNTFGKVLSPVLGSALALVLWFLPLAVIPLIAVLSILAVIFFVKSPDTSKSAPTLDPNTNKRFRTFVHHTAVLLSQKGHWLYAIFAIGCLVMFIMFGFLYYLSSVLEQHYHIEGIKKGLLLAIPLSGICILSFITGKIVGENKLRMKVFGVIGLIALTAAMLTCGIVNTKSLWFLISLMFISGAGIGLVLPSLDALITEGIEKKQRGTITSLYSSARFIGVALGPLIASVMLKSEEWLFYLFAGSALLCFILALFTIKPKKSE; from the coding sequence GTGAAACATAAACAGAAAAAGAAACTGGATTTGGCCGCACTCTCGACCATTCCGTTAATTATGACGCTTGCCAATTCCATGCTCATTCCAATTCTTCCCATAATGCAGCGGGAGCTAAAGATCTCGGATTTGCAAACAAGCTTGATTATTACCGTGTATGCCGCTGTATCGATCGTGTGCATTCCTTTGGCCGGGTATTTATCTGACCGGTTTGGCCGGAAGCGGATTATCGTCATCGGCTTAGCGGTCGTGGCGTTAGGCGGATTAATCTCTGGACTGGCGGCATGGCTAATGGACGCACATGGCGGATACGATGTCATTTTGCTGGGGCGGTTTGTCCAAGGGATCGGGGCTGCAGGAGCTTTTCCGATCGTGCTCCCCTTGGTCGGCGATATGTTTGACGATAAAGAAGAAGTAAGCAGCGCTCTGGGCATGATCGAAACCTCCAATACGTTCGGCAAAGTGCTCAGTCCGGTATTGGGCTCGGCCTTGGCGCTGGTTTTGTGGTTTCTGCCCCTTGCCGTTATTCCGTTGATCGCGGTCTTATCCATCCTGGCTGTCATCTTCTTCGTGAAGTCCCCTGATACGAGCAAGAGCGCTCCTACGCTAGATCCAAACACGAATAAACGTTTTCGTACATTCGTCCATCATACCGCCGTATTGCTGTCCCAGAAAGGACACTGGCTGTATGCGATCTTCGCCATCGGCTGCCTTGTCATGTTCATTATGTTCGGATTTCTCTATTACTTATCTTCCGTATTAGAACAGCATTATCATATCGAGGGCATTAAGAAAGGCTTACTATTAGCGATTCCGTTAAGCGGGATCTGTATATTGTCGTTTATAACAGGGAAAATCGTTGGCGAGAATAAGCTCCGCATGAAGGTGTTCGGCGTTATCGGGCTGATTGCTCTGACTGCCGCTATGCTGACTTGCGGGATTGTCAACACGAAGAGCTTATGGTTCCTGATTTCACTCATGTTCATCAGCGGTGCGGGAATCGGTCTCGTGCTCCCGAGTCTCGATGCGTTGATTACGGAAGGTATCGAGAAGAAGCAGCGCGGAACGATCACTTCCTTGTACAGCAGCGCCCGGTTCATTGGCGTTGCCTTAGGCCCGTTAATTGCCTCCGTCATGTTGAAAAGCGAAGAATGGTTATTCTATTTATTCGCGGGCAGTGCGCTGCTTTGCTTCATTCTTGCTCTGTTTACGATCAAGCCGAAAAAGTCCGAATAG
- a CDS encoding DUF4023 family protein, with product MDSTSEFVQKFNDTQEKQRKNAQKGKGKPSAKLSNVQHTNNP from the coding sequence ATGGATTCCACGAGCGAGTTTGTGCAGAAGTTTAACGATACGCAAGAGAAGCAGCGCAAGAATGCCCAGAAGGGGAAAGGCAAGCCGTCAGCGAAGCTGTCTAATGTACAGCATACGAACAACCCCTAA
- a CDS encoding NAD(P)/FAD-dependent oxidoreductase, with translation MSDCVMIDTAILGGGIAGSCMAILLARRGWKVALIDRRTFPRHKVCGEFLSPEAVDALVALGLGDRLQALRPAVVQRARLVFESGASIPVQLPGAAWGISRFSLDEALHEEARLAGAEVVTGTAVAAIHTRGDKYATEYELETKRGDKQAWIRSRAVIGAWGGNGHVLNFPGVQRSRPAPCPYIGVKSHLSCIEADGELELYFFKGGYLGLSSIGEGIVNAAALLDQSSFRPIPAAVNDWLEAAGARHPQLARRISKARPVTGTQTAVAPVRLFDDPLTWNGIPLIGDACVTIPPLCGDGMSMAIRSAQLCAVSADRYLRGDTSLQQWKFDYTKAITRHFRGPLRWGRVLQRALGNQQITTLGTVAASRLPGIVNRLMKATRLRNTDILPW, from the coding sequence ATGAGTGATTGCGTAATGATAGACACGGCGATTCTCGGCGGCGGCATAGCTGGCAGCTGTATGGCCATTCTGCTCGCAAGGCGGGGATGGAAGGTCGCGCTCATCGATCGCCGGACGTTTCCGCGTCATAAAGTCTGCGGCGAATTTCTTTCGCCGGAAGCGGTTGATGCGCTGGTCGCCCTCGGTTTAGGAGATCGTCTTCAAGCGCTTCGGCCTGCCGTCGTTCAACGAGCGCGGCTGGTCTTCGAAAGCGGGGCTTCAATACCCGTGCAATTGCCTGGCGCAGCCTGGGGAATAAGCCGATTCAGCCTCGATGAGGCGCTGCACGAAGAAGCTCGGCTAGCAGGCGCCGAGGTGGTGACGGGAACGGCCGTTGCCGCAATTCACACACGGGGCGACAAATATGCCACGGAATATGAGTTGGAGACGAAAAGAGGAGATAAGCAAGCGTGGATACGGTCTCGGGCCGTAATCGGAGCATGGGGAGGAAATGGACATGTTCTGAATTTCCCCGGCGTGCAGCGCAGCCGTCCGGCCCCTTGTCCGTATATTGGCGTCAAGTCGCATCTATCCTGCATCGAGGCAGACGGAGAGCTGGAGCTCTATTTCTTTAAAGGCGGTTATTTGGGGTTGTCTTCTATAGGGGAGGGCATCGTCAACGCCGCGGCACTGCTAGACCAAAGTTCTTTCCGGCCTATACCGGCAGCGGTTAACGATTGGCTGGAAGCGGCCGGGGCTCGTCATCCGCAGTTAGCGCGAAGGATATCCAAAGCCAGGCCTGTAACGGGAACTCAGACCGCCGTCGCGCCCGTGCGGCTCTTCGACGATCCGCTCACTTGGAACGGCATCCCATTGATCGGCGATGCCTGCGTGACGATACCGCCTTTGTGCGGGGACGGCATGTCGATGGCGATCCGTTCCGCCCAACTTTGTGCGGTTTCGGCTGATCGCTATTTGAGGGGCGATACGTCGCTGCAACAATGGAAGTTCGACTATACGAAAGCCATCACTCGGCATTTTCGCGGTCCGCTTCGCTGGGGGAGAGTACTTCAGCGTGCATTGGGCAATCAGCAGATAACAACGCTGGGAACAGTGGCTGCAAGTCGGCTGCCTGGCATCGTCAATCGGTTGATGAAAGCAACCCGGTTACGTAATACAGACATTCTCCCATGGTAA